One genomic region from Oligoflexus sp. encodes:
- a CDS encoding sigma-70 family RNA polymerase sigma factor, giving the protein MPSVRSLQSDAFAPLYHHYNRLVASIAANFPLSPQQQEEVCQEVFLIIWEKKEQLVHEQALASWIGTVTRHRCLSEMRRMRPMVALEDLSEEVLHARPENRQASSFPSQSWHLELSLRLLQQLIDSHRSPIRRRVAQRFYRDGQSVAAVAADLGLCPNTVLSHLRRFRLVVEKSLVRLLDEQGIDLESA; this is encoded by the coding sequence ATGCCGTCGGTCAGGTCCCTGCAATCGGATGCGTTTGCTCCGCTGTATCATCATTACAATCGGCTGGTGGCCAGTATTGCCGCCAATTTCCCGCTGAGCCCGCAGCAGCAGGAGGAGGTTTGCCAGGAGGTTTTCCTGATCATCTGGGAGAAAAAAGAACAGCTCGTGCATGAGCAGGCGTTGGCCAGTTGGATCGGAACCGTCACGAGACATCGCTGTCTGAGCGAGATGCGGCGCATGCGGCCCATGGTTGCGCTTGAGGATCTGAGCGAGGAGGTCCTGCATGCGCGGCCGGAGAATCGGCAGGCGTCGTCGTTCCCATCCCAGTCCTGGCATCTTGAACTCTCACTCCGGCTTTTGCAGCAGCTGATCGACAGTCATCGGTCCCCTATAAGGCGGCGTGTGGCCCAGCGCTTCTATCGCGACGGCCAGAGCGTGGCGGCCGTGGCGGCCGACCTGGGGCTGTGTCCGAACACGGTGCTGTCGCATCTGAGGCGGTTTCGATTGGTCGTGGAAAAATCGCTCGTGAGACTTCTGGACGAGCAGGGCATTGATCTTGAATCCGCTTAG